The following proteins are co-located in the Solanum pennellii chromosome 8, SPENNV200 genome:
- the LOC107028010 gene encoding uncharacterized protein At4g22758-like isoform X2, with protein MCERASGSGVQKSLYLPTTLSHRRSTRTVARRTLLKHHRARKSIERWKSEPCFWRNINGDGGENEDDRRRFHPRDVTTTSLEVLFRPQTCTDLFFSSDYLNVPSPKSTQVYKKDAKVVVNVTIEGTLGPIKTMVKLGSNVEETIKLVLNKYKEEGRSPHLDDSSSFKLYTSHFSLENVIGYVGSRSFHLRKSNSNNGNNSKQFNSNPFLALKINKFIKGTSNIWKLLSCIHCFE; from the exons ATGTGTGAAAGAGCTAGTGGTAGCGGTGTACAAAAATCGTTATATCTCCCCACGACGTTGAGTCATCGGAGGAGTACTAGGACCGTGGCACGACGAACATTATTAAAGCATCATAGGGcaagaaaaagtattgaaagATGGAAATCTGAGCCTTGTTTTTGGAGAAATATAAATGGAGATGGAGGTGAAAATGAAGATGATCGTCGTCGTTTTCATCCACGGGATGTTACTACGACGTCGTTGGAGGTTCTTTTCCGGCCACAAACTTGTACggatttatttttctcatcgGATTATCTTAATGTTCCTTCTCCAAAGAGTACTCAA GTGTACAAGAAGGATGCAAAAGTAGTGGTTAATGTGACAATTGAGGGCACACTTGGACCAATTAAAACCATGGTCAAGTTGGGATCAAATGTTGAAGAGACCATAAAACTTGtcctaaataaatataaagaagaagGTCGAAGTCCTCATCTTGATGATTCTTCATCATTCAAGTTGTACACTTCTCACTTTAGTCTTGAGA ATGTGATTGGATATGTGGGAAGTAGAAGCTTTCACCTTCGCAAGAGTAATAGTAACAATGGAAATAATTCAAAGCAATTTAATTCCAATCCATTTCTTGCACTAAAGatcaataaattcataaaaggaACAAGCAATATTTGGAAACTCCTTAGTTGCATACATTGTTTTGAATAA
- the LOC107026682 gene encoding exosome complex exonuclease RRP42 isoform X3 produces MLEADLECFFFDEAVLYLSFHTWDKKMVGLSVGERNFIKGGIAQDLRNDGRKRLTYRPIYVETGVIPQANGSAKVKLGATDVIASVKAELGKPSLSHPDQGKVFIYVECSPTAEPSFEGRGGEELSTELSTALERSLLGGKSGAGAGIDPASLLIKEGKVCWDLYVDCLVISSDGNLLDALGAAIKAALSNTGIPRVQFREAASTDEHADVDVSDEEFLQFDTSGVPVIVTLTKVGRHYIVDATSEEESLMSSAVSISVNRRGLICGLTKRGGAGLDPSVILDMISVAKHVSEQLINKLDSEIEAAERANEEEP; encoded by the exons atgttggAAGCTGACCTCGAATGCTTCTTTTTCGATGAAGCAGTATTGTATTTGAGTTTCCACACTTGGGATAAAA AGATGGTAGGGCTATCTGTTGGAGAAAGGAACTTTATTAAGGGTGGTATTGCCCAGGATCTGCGTAATGATGGTAGAAAACGGCTAACTTATCGGCCAATTTATGTGGAAACAGGTGTTATTCCTCAG GCAAATGGATCTGCGAAAGTCAAGTTGGGTGCAACTGATGTTATTGCCAGTGTGAAG GCGGAACTTGGAAAACCAAGTTTGTCTCATCCTGATCAAGGAAAGGTTTTTATTTACGTAGAGTGCAGTCCTACAGCAGAGCCATCATTTGAG GGCAGAGGGGGTGAGGAATTGTCCACAGAGCTCTCGACTGCACTTGAGCGGAGTCTCTTGGGTGGTAAAAGTGGAGCAG GGGCTGGAATTGATCCGGCGTCTCTCTTGATCAAAGAAGGAAAAGTATGCTGGGATCTGTATGTCGACTGCCTTGTCATTAGCTCGGACGGAAATCTGCTGGATGCTCTAGGTGCTGCAATCAAG GCAGCACTGAGCAATACAGGTATTCCGAGAGTTCAGTTTCGAGAAGCTGCTTCAACAGACGAGCACGCAGATGTGGATGTTAGTGATGAAGAATTTTTGCAATTCGACACCAGTGGAGTACCTGTCATAGTTACTTTGACAAAg GTTGGAAGGCACTACATTGTCGATGCAACTTCAGAGGAGGAATCGCTAATGAGCTCAGCTGTTTCTATTTCTGTTAATAGACGTGGACTAATATGCGGATTGACTAAACGAGGAGGTGCAGGGTTGGACCCTAGCGTCATACTTGACATGATATCTGTTGCGAAACATGTAAGTGAGCAGCTAATAAACAAACTTGATTCGGAGATAGAAGCAGCCGAAAGAGCAAATGAAGAGGAACCATGA
- the LOC107026682 gene encoding exosome complex exonuclease RRP42 isoform X2 has product MVGLSVGERNFIKGGIAQDLRNDGRKRLTYRPIYVETGVIPQANGSAKVKLGATDVIASVKAELGKPSLSHPDQGKVFIYVECSPTAEPSFEGRGGEELSTELSTALERSLLGGKSGAGAGIDPASLLIKEGKVCWDLYVDCLVISSDGNLLDALGAAIKAALSNTGIPRVQFREAASTDEHADVDVSDEEFLQFDTSGVPVIVTLTKVGRHYIVDATSEEESLMSSAVSISVNRRGLICGLTKRGGAGLDPSVILDMISVAKHVSEQLINKLDSEIEAAERANEEEP; this is encoded by the exons ATGGTAGGGCTATCTGTTGGAGAAAGGAACTTTATTAAGGGTGGTATTGCCCAGGATCTGCGTAATGATGGTAGAAAACGGCTAACTTATCGGCCAATTTATGTGGAAACAGGTGTTATTCCTCAG GCAAATGGATCTGCGAAAGTCAAGTTGGGTGCAACTGATGTTATTGCCAGTGTGAAG GCGGAACTTGGAAAACCAAGTTTGTCTCATCCTGATCAAGGAAAGGTTTTTATTTACGTAGAGTGCAGTCCTACAGCAGAGCCATCATTTGAG GGCAGAGGGGGTGAGGAATTGTCCACAGAGCTCTCGACTGCACTTGAGCGGAGTCTCTTGGGTGGTAAAAGTGGAGCAG GGGCTGGAATTGATCCGGCGTCTCTCTTGATCAAAGAAGGAAAAGTATGCTGGGATCTGTATGTCGACTGCCTTGTCATTAGCTCGGACGGAAATCTGCTGGATGCTCTAGGTGCTGCAATCAAG GCAGCACTGAGCAATACAGGTATTCCGAGAGTTCAGTTTCGAGAAGCTGCTTCAACAGACGAGCACGCAGATGTGGATGTTAGTGATGAAGAATTTTTGCAATTCGACACCAGTGGAGTACCTGTCATAGTTACTTTGACAAAg GTTGGAAGGCACTACATTGTCGATGCAACTTCAGAGGAGGAATCGCTAATGAGCTCAGCTGTTTCTATTTCTGTTAATAGACGTGGACTAATATGCGGATTGACTAAACGAGGAGGTGCAGGGTTGGACCCTAGCGTCATACTTGACATGATATCTGTTGCGAAACATGTAAGTGAGCAGCTAATAAACAAACTTGATTCGGAGATAGAAGCAGCCGAAAGAGCAAATGAAGAGGAACCATGA
- the LOC107026682 gene encoding exosome complex exonuclease RRP42 isoform X1: MLWKKMVGLSVGERNFIKGGIAQDLRNDGRKRLTYRPIYVETGVIPQANGSAKVKLGATDVIASVKAELGKPSLSHPDQGKVFIYVECSPTAEPSFEGRGGEELSTELSTALERSLLGGKSGAGAGIDPASLLIKEGKVCWDLYVDCLVISSDGNLLDALGAAIKAALSNTGIPRVQFREAASTDEHADVDVSDEEFLQFDTSGVPVIVTLTKVGRHYIVDATSEEESLMSSAVSISVNRRGLICGLTKRGGAGLDPSVILDMISVAKHVSEQLINKLDSEIEAAERANEEEP, from the exons ATGTTGTGGAAAA AGATGGTAGGGCTATCTGTTGGAGAAAGGAACTTTATTAAGGGTGGTATTGCCCAGGATCTGCGTAATGATGGTAGAAAACGGCTAACTTATCGGCCAATTTATGTGGAAACAGGTGTTATTCCTCAG GCAAATGGATCTGCGAAAGTCAAGTTGGGTGCAACTGATGTTATTGCCAGTGTGAAG GCGGAACTTGGAAAACCAAGTTTGTCTCATCCTGATCAAGGAAAGGTTTTTATTTACGTAGAGTGCAGTCCTACAGCAGAGCCATCATTTGAG GGCAGAGGGGGTGAGGAATTGTCCACAGAGCTCTCGACTGCACTTGAGCGGAGTCTCTTGGGTGGTAAAAGTGGAGCAG GGGCTGGAATTGATCCGGCGTCTCTCTTGATCAAAGAAGGAAAAGTATGCTGGGATCTGTATGTCGACTGCCTTGTCATTAGCTCGGACGGAAATCTGCTGGATGCTCTAGGTGCTGCAATCAAG GCAGCACTGAGCAATACAGGTATTCCGAGAGTTCAGTTTCGAGAAGCTGCTTCAACAGACGAGCACGCAGATGTGGATGTTAGTGATGAAGAATTTTTGCAATTCGACACCAGTGGAGTACCTGTCATAGTTACTTTGACAAAg GTTGGAAGGCACTACATTGTCGATGCAACTTCAGAGGAGGAATCGCTAATGAGCTCAGCTGTTTCTATTTCTGTTAATAGACGTGGACTAATATGCGGATTGACTAAACGAGGAGGTGCAGGGTTGGACCCTAGCGTCATACTTGACATGATATCTGTTGCGAAACATGTAAGTGAGCAGCTAATAAACAAACTTGATTCGGAGATAGAAGCAGCCGAAAGAGCAAATGAAGAGGAACCATGA
- the LOC107028010 gene encoding uncharacterized protein At4g22758-like isoform X1, whose amino-acid sequence MCERASGSGVQKSLYLPTTLSHRRSTRTVARRTLLKHHRARKSIERWKSEPCFWRNINGDGGENEDDRRRFHPRDVTTTSLEVLFRPQTCTDLFFSSDYLNVPSPKSTQVYKKDAKVVVNVTIEGTLGPIKTMVKLGSNVEETIKLVLNKYKEEGRSPHLDDSSSFKLYTSHFSLESLNNSDVIGYVGSRSFHLRKSNSNNGNNSKQFNSNPFLALKINKFIKGTSNIWKLLSCIHCFE is encoded by the exons ATGTGTGAAAGAGCTAGTGGTAGCGGTGTACAAAAATCGTTATATCTCCCCACGACGTTGAGTCATCGGAGGAGTACTAGGACCGTGGCACGACGAACATTATTAAAGCATCATAGGGcaagaaaaagtattgaaagATGGAAATCTGAGCCTTGTTTTTGGAGAAATATAAATGGAGATGGAGGTGAAAATGAAGATGATCGTCGTCGTTTTCATCCACGGGATGTTACTACGACGTCGTTGGAGGTTCTTTTCCGGCCACAAACTTGTACggatttatttttctcatcgGATTATCTTAATGTTCCTTCTCCAAAGAGTACTCAA GTGTACAAGAAGGATGCAAAAGTAGTGGTTAATGTGACAATTGAGGGCACACTTGGACCAATTAAAACCATGGTCAAGTTGGGATCAAATGTTGAAGAGACCATAAAACTTGtcctaaataaatataaagaagaagGTCGAAGTCCTCATCTTGATGATTCTTCATCATTCAAGTTGTACACTTCTCACTTTAGTCTTGAGA GCTTGAATAATTCAGATGTGATTGGATATGTGGGAAGTAGAAGCTTTCACCTTCGCAAGAGTAATAGTAACAATGGAAATAATTCAAAGCAATTTAATTCCAATCCATTTCTTGCACTAAAGatcaataaattcataaaaggaACAAGCAATATTTGGAAACTCCTTAGTTGCATACATTGTTTTGAATAA
- the LOC107026683 gene encoding protein cornichon homolog 4-like has translation MGDMLIWLLFFFIVVAILVMVIFQLISLTDLEFDYINPYETASRINKVVLPEFITQGVLCFLYLVTGHWAMSLYCVPYLYYNVNLYMQRRHLIDVTEIFNMLSWEKKQRIFKLAHIIILLVISLFWVIYSALEDDELDL, from the exons ATGGGAGATATGCTGATATGgctactcttcttcttcatagTCGTAGCTATACTTGTTATGGTTATTTTCCAG CTCATCTCCTTAACTGATCTAGAGTTTGACTATATCAATCCTTACGAAACTGCATCTCGTATAAACAAAGTTGTTTTACCTGAGTTCATCACGCAAGGAGTTCTGTGCTTCCTCTACCTAGTTACAGGGCATTGGGCTATGTCGCTTTACTGCGTTCCATATCTATACTACAATGTCAATTT GTACATGCAAAGACGGCACCTTATAGATGTTACTGAGATTTTTAATATGCTCAGTTGGGAAAAGAAACAGAGGATTTTCAAACTTGCTCACATCATAATTCTTCTCGTCATCTCATTATTTTG GGTGATTTATTCTGCCTTGGAGGATGACGAGTTGGATTTATAG